In the Streptomyces sp. f51 genome, one interval contains:
- a CDS encoding EamA family transporter, with protein MSNTAAGLPVGRGLLYLIVAGAAWGTAGAAASLVYRTSDLGPVALSFWRCAGGLALLLAVRPRRRPRLRPDGPAERAFVPEPLGSKALRIGLTGLGLALFQTAYFAAVEATGLAVATVVTLGAGPVLIAIGARLTMGERLGRGGSAAVAGALAGLGVLVLGGGGATVRPWGVVLAVLSAAGYSAMTLLTRWWGRGGRTDGASTTVWTFAVTTLCLLPLALTEGLIPHTARPAHLLALLAYIAAVPTALAYALFFAGAAVVRSASVSVIMLLEPVCAAVLAVALLGERLTAATLAGTLLMLGSVAGLAVAETRAAGAERLATAEEPLLV; from the coding sequence GTGTCGAACACCGCTGCCGGCCTGCCCGTCGGGCGAGGCCTGCTCTATCTGATCGTCGCCGGTGCCGCCTGGGGCACCGCGGGGGCCGCCGCGTCCCTCGTCTACCGGACCAGTGATCTCGGTCCTGTCGCCCTGTCCTTCTGGCGCTGCGCGGGCGGACTCGCCCTGCTGCTCGCCGTGCGCCCCCGCCGTCGTCCGCGGCTTCGCCCCGACGGGCCGGCCGAGCGCGCCTTCGTGCCGGAGCCCCTCGGCTCCAAGGCGCTGCGGATCGGTCTGACAGGACTGGGTCTCGCGCTCTTCCAGACCGCCTACTTCGCCGCCGTCGAGGCGACCGGCCTCGCCGTGGCGACGGTCGTCACCCTGGGCGCGGGGCCCGTCCTCATCGCCATCGGCGCCCGCCTGACGATGGGGGAGCGGCTCGGCCGGGGCGGGAGCGCCGCCGTCGCCGGGGCGCTGGCCGGGCTCGGGGTGCTGGTCCTCGGCGGCGGCGGGGCCACCGTGCGCCCCTGGGGTGTGGTGCTCGCGGTGCTGTCCGCGGCCGGATACTCCGCGATGACGCTGCTGACCCGGTGGTGGGGGCGCGGCGGCCGCACGGACGGGGCGAGTACGACGGTGTGGACGTTCGCCGTCACCACGCTCTGTCTGCTGCCGCTCGCGCTCACCGAGGGGCTGATCCCGCACACCGCGCGGCCCGCGCATCTGCTGGCCCTGCTGGCCTACATCGCCGCCGTCCCCACGGCGCTGGCCTACGCGCTCTTCTTCGCGGGCGCCGCCGTCGTCCGCTCCGCGTCCGTGTCCGTGATCATGCTCCTGGAACCGGTCTGCGCGGCGGTGCTCGCCGTCGCGCTGCTCGGTGAACGGCTCACCGCGGCGACCCTCGCGGGCACCTTGCTGATGCTCGGCTCGGTCGCGGGGCTCGCGGTGGCCGAGACGCGCGCCGCGGGCGCCGAACGCCTCGCGACGGCCGAGGAGCCGCTCCTCGTGTGA
- a CDS encoding EamA family transporter — protein sequence MPVHTSQGSQGSQVNRGRGVGLGLALVSAVAFGGSGVAAKPLIEAGLDPLHVVWLRVAGAALVMLPLAVRHRALVGRRPALLAGFGLLGVAGVQACYFAAISRVPVGVALLVEYLAPALVLGWVRFVQRRPVTRAAALGVVLAVGGLACVVEIWSGLGFDVVGLLLALGAACCQVGYFVLSDQGSDAGDEAPDPLGVIAYGLLVGTLVLTVVARPWSMHWSVLGGNADMNGTSVPAALLLGWIILVATVVAYVTGVLSVRRLSPQVAGVVACLEAVIATVLAWVLLGEHLSAPQIAGGAVVLLGAFIAQSSAPAKPSQEPVASGTNDAERELSARGTAV from the coding sequence AGTCAGGGCAGTCAGGTCAACCGCGGAAGAGGTGTCGGTCTCGGCCTGGCGCTCGTGTCGGCGGTCGCCTTCGGCGGATCCGGTGTCGCGGCCAAGCCGCTGATCGAGGCGGGGCTCGACCCGCTCCACGTGGTGTGGCTGAGGGTTGCCGGCGCCGCCCTCGTCATGCTGCCGCTCGCCGTGCGGCACCGCGCACTGGTCGGACGCCGCCCCGCGCTGCTCGCCGGTTTCGGGCTCCTCGGCGTGGCCGGCGTCCAGGCCTGCTACTTCGCCGCGATCTCCCGTGTCCCCGTCGGCGTCGCCCTGCTCGTCGAGTACCTCGCCCCCGCGCTGGTCCTGGGCTGGGTGCGCTTCGTGCAGCGCCGGCCCGTCACCCGCGCCGCGGCTCTCGGAGTCGTCCTCGCGGTCGGCGGGCTCGCCTGCGTGGTGGAGATCTGGTCGGGCCTCGGCTTCGACGTCGTCGGATTGCTCCTCGCGCTGGGCGCCGCCTGCTGCCAGGTCGGCTACTTCGTCCTGTCCGACCAGGGCAGCGACGCCGGCGACGAGGCACCCGACCCGCTGGGCGTGATCGCGTACGGCCTGCTCGTCGGCACCCTCGTCCTGACCGTGGTCGCACGCCCGTGGAGCATGCACTGGTCCGTTCTCGGGGGGAACGCCGACATGAACGGGACGTCCGTGCCCGCCGCGCTGCTCCTCGGCTGGATCATCCTCGTGGCCACCGTCGTCGCCTACGTCACCGGAGTCCTCTCCGTGCGCAGGCTCTCCCCGCAGGTGGCCGGCGTGGTGGCGTGTCTCGAAGCGGTGATCGCGACGGTCCTGGCCTGGGTGCTGCTGGGCGAACACCTCTCGGCGCCCCAGATCGCGGGCGGAGCCGTGGTGCTGCTCGGGGCGTTCATCGCGCAGTCGTCGGCCCCCGCGAAACCCTCGCAGGAGCCGGTGGCGAGCGGGACGAACGACGCCGAAAGGGAGTTGTCGGCCCGCGGAACGGCCGTCTAA